The Paenibacillus mucilaginosus 3016 genome includes the window TGGCGCTGTACCGGCGCCTGAAGAACATGCAGGCCCGGGCGGAGCAGAGCTTCGTCTACGACTTCCTGCCGCTGTACCTGCTGCTCTTCATCTCCGTGACCGGCCTGCTGCTTACCTTCAGCAACGTTTTCCTGCACGGCTGGGGCCACCCGGTGATGTCGATGATTCACCAGTGGTCCGTCATTGTCACTCTGATCTATCTTCCCTTCGGGAAGCTTGCACATATCCCGTTCCGCCCGATGAGCGTGCTCGCCCGCAATTACCGCGAGCATTACGGGCAGCAGGCGCCCAAGGCCTGCCGCGTATGCGCAGCGAATTACGTATCCGCCGAACAGGCGCAGGACGTGATGAACGTCCTGAAGAGCAATGGCATGGAGTTCACCACCCCGGAGGGTTACCAGCTCGCCGAGCTGTGCCTGCCCTGCCGGCGCAAATACCGCATGTCCCGTTTCTCGGGCGTGCCCACCCATGAGATCCGCGTGAAGGAGGCCAACCAGAATGCCAAAGGATAAATTCTTCAAAGTCATCGAGAACCGAACCCATCCGGGCGAAAAGCTCGTTGACACCCACTGCTCCTACTGCGGGATGCAGTGCGGAATGAAGCTGCGGGTGGATACCTCCACGAACCGGATCATCGGGGTGGAGCCGCGCTACGACTGGCCGGTGACCCTCGGCAAGATGTGCCCCAAAGGGGTGACGGCCTACCAGCAGACGAATCATGACGACAGGCTGCTGAAGCCGCTGATCCGCGACGACCGGTCGCTGCGCGGGACGAAGATGGGCTTCCGGGAAGCCACCTGGGAAGAAGCCTACGGGCTTATCGTGCGCAAATTCCAGGAGCTTCAATCCGGGTTTGGCAAAGACAGCCTCTCCGTCTTCAGCGGCGTATCCATGACGAACGAAAAATGCTACCTCACCGGCAAATTCGCCCGCGTCGCCCTGCAGACCCGCTACATCGATTATAACGGCCGCTTCTGCATGTCGAGCGCTGCCGCAGGCTTCATGCGCACCTTCGGCGTCGACCGGGGGTCCACACTGCCCTGGACGGACCTGCACGAGACCGACTGCCTGTTCATTGCCGGCAGCAATACGGCCGAGTGCCATCCAACCTCCATGTTCCGTGTCTGGGAGGTACAGAACCGCGGCGGCTACCTGATCGTCGCCGATCCGAGAGAGACGCCGATCGCCCGCCGGGCCGACGTCCATCTGGACCTGCGGCCGGGGACGGACCTCGCGCTGGCCAACTGCATGGTCAACCTGCTCATCCAGGGCGGCTATGCGGACCGGGAGTTCGTGGAGAAGCACACGAACGGCTTCGACGCCATGCTGGAGGTCGTGAAGCAGTTCACGCCGGAGTATACGAGCGAGATTACGGGCGTGGCTCCCGAGAAGCTGATCCGGGCCGCCGAGATCTACGGCAAGGCGCCGAACGCGGTCGTGATGTTCGCACGGGGCATCGAGCAGCAGCACAAAGGCGTCGATAACGTATCCGCCTATACGAACATGAGCCTGGTCACCGGCAAAATCGGCCGTCCGAAGTCGGGCGTGGCCACCTTCACGGGACAGGGCAACGGCCAAGGCGGCCGCGAGCATGGCCAGAAGGCCGACGCGCTGCCGGGCTACCGCAAGATCGCCAACCCGAAGCACGTGGAGGAAGTGTGCAAGGTGTGGGGGATCACGCCGGAAGAAATGCCTCAGCCCGGGGTATCGGCTTACGAGATGTTCGGCCTGATGCAGGACAAGACGATCCGCGGCCTGTACCTGCTCTGTTCGAATCCGGCGGTCTCCGCCCCGAACCTCAACGAAGTCCGCGCGGCACTGATGAACCTGGATTTCATGGTCTGCTGCGACATGTTCCTCTCCGAGTCCGCCGAGTTCGCGGATGTCGTACTTCCGACCGTCACCTGGAGTGAAGACGAGGGAACCGTAACGAACCTGGAGGGCCGTGTTATCAAAATCAACAAAGCCCAGGAGCCGCTTGGGGAATCCAAGCCCGACTGGGAGATCCAGGTGGAGCTGGCGGAGCGTCTCGGCCGGGGGCAGTACTTCCGGCACCTGAAGACGGCCCGCGACATCAACGACGAGTTCCGTCTGGCGAGCAAAGGCGGCTACGCCGATTACTACGGCGCCACCTGGGAGAAGATCGAGGAGCAGCAGGGCGTCTTCTGGCCGTGCCGTGACGAAGCGGATCCGGGCACGCCGCATATGTTCCTCGACAAGAAGTTCTACCACCCGGACGGCAAGGCCCTGCTCTGTGCGCTGCCTTACCGTCCGCCGGCCGAAGAGCCGTGCGGCGATTATCCGCTGCGCCTGACGACCGGCCGGGTCGTCTACCACTACCTGTCGGGCAACCAGACCCGCCGGATTCCGTTCCTGCGCGATATGTGCCCGGAACCGTTCGTGGAGGTGCATCCTGAGACCGCTAAGCGCTACGGGATCGCTCATGAAGAGATGGTCCGGGTCCGCACCCGCCGGGGCGAAGCCGAGTTCAAGGTGAAGATCACCGAGGCCATCCGTAGGGATACGGTGTTCGTGCCGTATCACTTCGGCCATGAGAAATCCGTCAATCTGCTGACCATTGCCGCGCTGGACCCGACTTCGAAAATGCCGGAGTTCAAGGCCTGCGCAGCGGAGATAGAGAAGCTTACGGCGGCACCCGCCGCACAAGCGCAAGAGCCCATCAAGGAGGTCATACAGACATGAAGCAGCATTTATATATCGAGATGGACAACTGCATCGGCTGCCGCAGCTGTCTGGCCGCCTGCACCCAGTGCGGCGGGCACGATGAGCGCAACCGCAACTATGTATACGACGTGAATCCGCTGGTGAACCGCCAGACGATTCCCCTGATGTGCCTGCACTGCGTGAATCCGGCCTGTGCCCGCAGCTGCCCGGCGCAGGCGATCCAGGTGACCCCGGAGGGGGCGGTGCTCTCCGCTCTCGTGGAGAAGTGCATCGGCTGCCAGAACTGCACGATCGCCTGCCCTTACGGGATTCCGAAGTTCGATGAAGAGCAGAACCTGATGTACAAATGCGACCTGTGCTACGACCGCACGAAGGACGGCATCCCGCCGATGTGTGCTTCCGTCTGCCCGACGAATACGCTGCAGTGGCTCACGGAAGACGAGCTGAAGGCGAAGCGGGAGAGCCATGAGCTCGGCCGGTGGACGGCGAGCCGCCTGCCGGACGATCCGCTCGTCGGCGAGACGAACGTGAAGATCAGCCTGCCGGGAATCCTGCAGGGGAAAGTGAAGCTGTTCTGAGCCGGAGGGCGTCAGGTAACAGGACGGAGGGATAACCATGATGAACGGAGATCAAACACGGGGGAACGGAGCGGTTCCTCCCCACGAGGATAATTACACCCACAATATCCGCAAAGATAATGAACGCCGGCTCGACCGCCGGAGCTTCATGAAGACGATGGTCGGGGCGGCGGGCGTGTTCGCCGTATCGACGCTTCCCTGGGGGGCGATTGCGGCCAAGGAGCTGTCGAGTCCGGCCAAGAAGGCTTTTCCGAAGACGAGGATCACTGCGCTGAGCGACCTGAAAGTCGGCGAAGCCGTCGAATTCGCTTATCCGGGAGAGCACGATTCCGCCCTGCTGGTCCGGCTCGGAGAAGGGGAGTTCAAGGCTTACCAGAATGCGTGCACCCATCTCAAGTGCCCCGTGTTCTGGAGCGGGGAGAAGGGCGAGCTCGTCTGCCCGTGCCATCACGGTCTGTTCGACGTACGTACCGGGGCCCCTGTCGCCGGCCCGCCGAAGCGGCCTCTGCCGGAGATCGAGCTGAAGCTCGAGCAGGGGACAGTCTATGCCGTTGGGGTGAAGCGATATGAAACGTAGCTGGCTTGGCGTCATACTCCTGAGTCTCGTGCTGCTGCTCAGCATCGTTTTTACGCAGCAGGTTGTGAACGCATTTTTCTATGAGAAGTATGCGAGAGTGCTGCTGTTCGCGGGAGGGAATGTCCTCCTGTTCCCGCTCTCGCTCTGGATTTACAAGCGGGAGAAGGATTGGGCATAGAAGAGGAGGAGAGAGTCCATGCCAAGCGAATACGATGCCGCGTTATGCTTCGTCCGGACGCCGGACAGGGAAGGCAGGCCTCTGCAGGAAGAACTGGCAGCCGATCTGCACGGGATCTTCCCCGGCGCCTCCCTGGATCTCGAGCCGAAGTCGGAGGACGGGTTCGAGATTGTCGTGGCCCGGATGAACGGCCTCGGCCCCTGGGGGTCCGAGGAAGAGCTCCTGGGCCGCATGGAGCGGGAGATGCCGGAGTCCTGGTGGACCTGGCTCGCCGGATACCGCCTGCTCGTGACGCCCAAAGAGGATGCGGGCCCATGCAGGCTGAAGAACAATCGAAAGGAGGCTCGGACCCATGAATGCCAGTAAGGATAAGCTCAGCGAGGTCATCAGGGACTTGGAGCAGGCGGTGAAGGGGCTCTGCGGCCGACAGGTGGAGATCCGGATCGAGGATACGATGGAAGGGGACACCCAGGCTCCGCCGCGTACCTTCGAGCTCGTCCGGGCTGTGATGGTTCCCGAAGGAACGCACCTCAAGTGCTACTTGAACCTTACCCAGCATATCTCCATTCCGGTATTCGCCGACGGGCGGACTTGCCTCGAAGTGGAGGGGCCGGGAGGGACACGGCTGATCTCCGTTGATCTGCAGTCCGGGCTGCGGTACAGGCTCCGCTGGCTCTAAGCTGAACCGATTTGGCGGGAGCCCAAGAGGGCATTGAGTGCCGCGGCAAATACGAAGTGCTCCCACGGCTGACTTTCTGCCAAGGGCGCGGGGTTCCTCTCTGCCGCCGCCTGCTGCTCGTTTGGCGGCAATTCTCACTCAGCCGGCTGACGGCGAAAGCTGAAGGTCGTCTTCTGTCGGCATCTCTGACTGTGCTGGTATAGTTCTCCTCCCCCCGGGTAATGTTACAAAAGGGAGGTGAACGCCATGAGGGAAAGGGAAAGGGAAGACGGCCCGCTGGACCCGGAGGAGCTGAAACAGGTGCTGACCGAGGCCCTCGAGCAGGAGAATGAGCTGCTGCGCACCTATGTGATTGCATCGGAGCGTATTGAAGATAACGAGGAGCTCAGGGTCAGGCTCCAGAACTTTGCCGAAGGCAACGCGAAGCGCTCGCGCCAGCTCATCGAGGAGCTGGGGGCCATGAAGGATGCGGACGAGTAAGACGACGGTTCTTCCCGCTTGTGCGGAGGAGGGCCGTTTTTTTGCGGCTCAAATATTCCTTGACTGGAATATTCCTATTAAGGTATATTATTGCATAAGCGGATTACATAAATGCTCTGCGACTTACCAAATCATATACAAACGAGAGGTTGGATATCATGGTCCATATTGGGGCGAATGGTTGTACGGAAACATCGGTGAACGGACGGGAAATCGTGGTTAACCGCACGTTGGCGGCGCCGCGGGAGCTGGTTTTCCAGACCTGGACAGACCCTGCGCATCTGCCGCACTGGTGGGGGCCGAAGGGCTTCACGATCACTGTGCAGGAGATCGACGTAAGACCGGGCGGCGAGTGGCGTTACATCATGCATGGCCCGGGCGGCACGGATTACGAGAACCGGATCCTGTACCGGGAGGTTGTCCATCCCGAGAAGCTTGTCTACTCCCATGGTGACGGCGGTGAAGAGGAGTCCTTCCGGGTGACGGTAACCTTCGCTGAGCAGGGGGAGGAAACCCGGCTTATGATGCGGATGCTGTTCAAATCCGCCGAGGAACTGAAGCAAGCGGTGGAGGAGTACGGTGCGATCGAGGGAGCCGGTTCGACGCTGGACCGCCTCGAAGAGCGGTTGGCAGCCGTTATTTCCGAGCAGGCGAGGCAGGGATAAAGCACTCATTGCAGCGTTTGATTGTATTCAGGCTCTATTCAAAATTCCGGGAGGAATGCGACATGTCCAATATCGTTGATCTGATCATCACCCGTACCATCCAAGCGCCAAGAGAGATTGTATTCCAGGCGTTCACGCAGGCGGAGCATCTGAAGCACTGGTGGGGGCCGAAGGGCTGGGTAATGGATGTGTCTCAGATGGAGGTCCGTCCCGGCGGGATCTGCCATTACCGCCTGCAGTCCGCGGAAGGGCATGTCATGTGGGCGAAGTTCGTGTACAGTGAGATTTCTACGCCGGAGAAGCTCGTCTATATCAGCTCCTTCTCGGATGAAGACGGCCGTACGGTCCGTGCGCCGTTCAGCCCGGCGTTTCCGCTGGAGGTTCGCAATACCCTGACGCTTACGGAGCAGGACGGCCGGACGGCGTTCACACTGCACGGGGAACCCGTATCGGCCACGGAGGAGGAGCTCGAGTTCTTCCGATCGATGCATGAGAGCATGCAGATGGGCTTCGGCGGCACCTTCGACCAACTGGCGGTGTACCTGGCCTCGAAGCGCTGAACCATACCTGCCGGTTATCAGTAGAGCAAGCGCAGCTTGCAGCTGGATCCCACGGTAAAAAAAGAGCCCGGCTCCTCTGTTCACAGCGGGGCCGGGCTCATGCAGAATTCGGGGTGCTGCGTGTTTTATTACTGGGCCAGCATCGCGGCCATGTCGTCCTGCGCATTGCCGATCAGCTTCAGGCCGAACGTCTCGGTGAGCACCTGCATCACGCCCGAGGAGATGAATTCCGGCGGCTTCGGCCCGATGCGGATGTCCTGGATGCCGAGGCTGAACAGGCCGAGCAGGATGGCTACGGCTTTCTGCTCGAACCAGGAGAGCACGATGCTGACCGGCAGCTCGTTGACCGTGCAGCCAAAGGCGTCCGCGAGCGCCATGGCGATCTTGACGGTCGAGCCGGAGTTGTTGCACTGGCCGAGGTCGATATACCGCGGGATGCCGGTGTCGCCGACCGTGCCGTAGTCGACGTCATTGAAGCGGAACTTGCCGCAGGACGTCGTCAGGATGACCGTATCGTTCGGCAGGGATGTCGCCAGCTCACGGTAATATTCGCCGCCGCTGCCCGGCGCGTCACAGCCGGCGATGACGAAGAAGCGGCGGATTTTGCCCGCACGGACAGCCTCGATGATCTCGGGGGCCAGCCCGATGACGGTCTCATGGTGGAACCCGGTGGTGAGCACCTGATCGGAATCGATGTCCGCCTTAGGGAGCGACAGCGCCCGTTCGATGAGCGGGGTGAAGTCGTCGTTCTCGATCTTGCGCACGCCCTCCAGGCCGGCGAGGTCATACGAGAAGAAGCGGTCCGCGTACGTTCCCTTGATCGGCATGACACAGTTGGTCGTCGCCAGGATCGCGCCGGGGAATTTCTCGAAGAGGCGCCGCTGGTCGAACCAGGCTTTGCCGATGTTCCCCTTGAGGTGCGGGTACTGCTTCAGCTTCGGATATCCGTGGGCGGGCAGCATCTCCGAGTGGGTGTAGATGTTGATGCCGAGTCCCTCGGTCTGCTTCAGCAGCTCTTCGAGCGCGTACAGGTTATGGCCTGTGACGACGATCGCGTGGCCTTCGACCCGGTTCTGGCTGACCTGCACCGGCTGCGGCACACCAAAGTGGTTCGTATGCGCCCGGTCGAGCACATCCATGATGCGGATCGCCGCGGAGCCGACCTTCATGGCCATGTCGATATGCTCCTGCACGTTGAAGTTCGAGTTCGTAAGCGTCATATAGAGCGCCTCGTGGGTGATCCGGTCCACTTCGGGATCGGAATAGCCCAGCTGGCGGGCGTGGGTGGCGTAAGCGGCAATGCCTTTGAGCGCAAAAATCATCGTATCCTGCAGGCTCGCGATCGTCTCGTCCTTGCCGCAGACGCCTACTACTTTACAGCCGCCGGACGGCGTTTGTTCGCATTGGTAACAAAACATGTGGATTCCTCCATTCCCTGGTAAAGGGTGATGTAATAAGCTTAACAGGCAGCGCAGTCAAAGGATGTGATCCGGCGCACAGCGTTTTCGTCCGCTTTTCGGCCGACTCTCGAACAATCCATGTCCGTCATGGCGGGGTGTTAACCACATCACTGACAAGCTGCTCTTCAAGCAAGTACGCAGAGCTGAAGGATACGCGCGAATACGAAAAAGCCCCCTTGGACCCAGATGCGAATGCGCCGGGGGGCTTCGCTTCCAGGTCCAAGAGGGCCTATCCTGCCTTTACACGCGGCAGATTTCCTTGGGGCAGGCCTCGCAGTGGCAGATATCCCGCAGGTACTCGAGATTCCGAATCACGATCTGGCCGTTGTCGATGGTAATGGCTTCTTCCTTGCGCATGTCGTTGAGCATCCGGTTGACGCTCTCGCGGGTCGCACCGACCATCTCGGCCATCTCGGCATTGGTCATCCGCTTGCGGATCACGATGCCGTCCTCCTGAGGGTGGCCGTACGAGTTGCTGAGACGAATAAGCAGCGAGCAGAGGGCGCCCGGCTTGCCGTACATCATCAGGTCGCGGAACTTGGTCTGGGTCATCTGGTGCATCATGCCCATCCACTTCATGAATTCCACGGCGAGGTCGCCGTGCTGCCAGAGCAGGATCTCGAGGTCCTTCTGCTGGATGATGCCGATCTCCGCATCCTCCGTCACTTCCGCGTCATAGCTGAGCAGGCTCTGCTGGAACGGCGTGATCTGGCCGAACAGGTCTCCGGTGTGGTGGATGTACAGGGTGATTTTGTTCCCTGCGTCGGTCGTCTTGGAGAGTTTGATGCTGCCTTTCTTCATATAATAAAGGTGGTTGGCCGGTTCGCCTTCCCAGAACAGATAGGAGCCTGCTTTAACCTGCTTCGAGTACATAATGCCCTTGAGCTTCTCGAGGTTCTCGTCTGTGAAAAATGCGCGGATGCCTTCGGTTACCGGGGTGCTGCCTGCTTTCGTATATTCGCAAATGGCCATGTGTGCCATCTCCTCTCGGGATCTCTTATGTATTCATCATACCTTCTTTGAGCTCCGGGGGGCATCGGGGGATCTTCTGAT containing:
- a CDS encoding molybdopterin oxidoreductase family protein, whose amino-acid sequence is MPKDKFFKVIENRTHPGEKLVDTHCSYCGMQCGMKLRVDTSTNRIIGVEPRYDWPVTLGKMCPKGVTAYQQTNHDDRLLKPLIRDDRSLRGTKMGFREATWEEAYGLIVRKFQELQSGFGKDSLSVFSGVSMTNEKCYLTGKFARVALQTRYIDYNGRFCMSSAAAGFMRTFGVDRGSTLPWTDLHETDCLFIAGSNTAECHPTSMFRVWEVQNRGGYLIVADPRETPIARRADVHLDLRPGTDLALANCMVNLLIQGGYADREFVEKHTNGFDAMLEVVKQFTPEYTSEITGVAPEKLIRAAEIYGKAPNAVVMFARGIEQQHKGVDNVSAYTNMSLVTGKIGRPKSGVATFTGQGNGQGGREHGQKADALPGYRKIANPKHVEEVCKVWGITPEEMPQPGVSAYEMFGLMQDKTIRGLYLLCSNPAVSAPNLNEVRAALMNLDFMVCCDMFLSESAEFADVVLPTVTWSEDEGTVTNLEGRVIKINKAQEPLGESKPDWEIQVELAERLGRGQYFRHLKTARDINDEFRLASKGGYADYYGATWEKIEEQQGVFWPCRDEADPGTPHMFLDKKFYHPDGKALLCALPYRPPAEEPCGDYPLRLTTGRVVYHYLSGNQTRRIPFLRDMCPEPFVEVHPETAKRYGIAHEEMVRVRTRRGEAEFKVKITEAIRRDTVFVPYHFGHEKSVNLLTIAALDPTSKMPEFKACAAEIEKLTAAPAAQAQEPIKEVIQT
- a CDS encoding SRPBCC family protein → MVHIGANGCTETSVNGREIVVNRTLAAPRELVFQTWTDPAHLPHWWGPKGFTITVQEIDVRPGGEWRYIMHGPGGTDYENRILYREVVHPEKLVYSHGDGGEEESFRVTVTFAEQGEETRLMMRMLFKSAEELKQAVEEYGAIEGAGSTLDRLEERLAAVISEQARQG
- a CDS encoding Rieske 2Fe-2S domain-containing protein; translation: MNGDQTRGNGAVPPHEDNYTHNIRKDNERRLDRRSFMKTMVGAAGVFAVSTLPWGAIAAKELSSPAKKAFPKTRITALSDLKVGEAVEFAYPGEHDSALLVRLGEGEFKAYQNACTHLKCPVFWSGEKGELVCPCHHGLFDVRTGAPVAGPPKRPLPEIELKLEQGTVYAVGVKRYET
- a CDS encoding 4Fe-4S dicluster domain-containing protein; amino-acid sequence: MKQHLYIEMDNCIGCRSCLAACTQCGGHDERNRNYVYDVNPLVNRQTIPLMCLHCVNPACARSCPAQAIQVTPEGAVLSALVEKCIGCQNCTIACPYGIPKFDEEQNLMYKCDLCYDRTKDGIPPMCASVCPTNTLQWLTEDELKAKRESHELGRWTASRLPDDPLVGETNVKISLPGILQGKVKLF
- the hcp gene encoding hydroxylamine reductase — protein: MFCYQCEQTPSGGCKVVGVCGKDETIASLQDTMIFALKGIAAYATHARQLGYSDPEVDRITHEALYMTLTNSNFNVQEHIDMAMKVGSAAIRIMDVLDRAHTNHFGVPQPVQVSQNRVEGHAIVVTGHNLYALEELLKQTEGLGINIYTHSEMLPAHGYPKLKQYPHLKGNIGKAWFDQRRLFEKFPGAILATTNCVMPIKGTYADRFFSYDLAGLEGVRKIENDDFTPLIERALSLPKADIDSDQVLTTGFHHETVIGLAPEIIEAVRAGKIRRFFVIAGCDAPGSGGEYYRELATSLPNDTVILTTSCGKFRFNDVDYGTVGDTGIPRYIDLGQCNNSGSTVKIAMALADAFGCTVNELPVSIVLSWFEQKAVAILLGLFSLGIQDIRIGPKPPEFISSGVMQVLTETFGLKLIGNAQDDMAAMLAQ
- a CDS encoding Crp/Fnr family transcriptional regulator: MAICEYTKAGSTPVTEGIRAFFTDENLEKLKGIMYSKQVKAGSYLFWEGEPANHLYYMKKGSIKLSKTTDAGNKITLYIHHTGDLFGQITPFQQSLLSYDAEVTEDAEIGIIQQKDLEILLWQHGDLAVEFMKWMGMMHQMTQTKFRDLMMYGKPGALCSLLIRLSNSYGHPQEDGIVIRKRMTNAEMAEMVGATRESVNRMLNDMRKEEAITIDNGQIVIRNLEYLRDICHCEACPKEICRV
- a CDS encoding SRPBCC family protein, whose amino-acid sequence is MSNIVDLIITRTIQAPREIVFQAFTQAEHLKHWWGPKGWVMDVSQMEVRPGGICHYRLQSAEGHVMWAKFVYSEISTPEKLVYISSFSDEDGRTVRAPFSPAFPLEVRNTLTLTEQDGRTAFTLHGEPVSATEEELEFFRSMHESMQMGFGGTFDQLAVYLASKR